In Rattus norvegicus strain BN/NHsdMcwi chromosome 3, GRCr8, whole genome shotgun sequence, a genomic segment contains:
- the Cdk9 gene encoding cyclin-dependent kinase 9, with protein sequence MAKQYDSVECPFCDEVTKYEKLAKIGQGTFGEVFKAKHRQTGQKVALKKVLMENEKEGFPITALREIKILQLLKHENVVNLIEICRTKASPYNRCKGSIYLVFDFCEHDLAGLLSNVLVKFTLSEIKRVMQMLLNGLYYIHRNKILHRDMKAANVLITRDGVLKLADFGLARAFSLAKNSQPNRYTNRVVTLWYRPPELLLGERDYGPPIDLWGAGCIMAEMWTRSPIMQGNTEQHQLALISQLCGSITPEVWPNVDKYELFEKLELVKGQKRKVKDRLKAYVRDPYALDLIDKLLVLDPAQRIDSDDALNHDFFWSDPMPSDLKGMLSTHLTSMFEYLAPPRRKGSQITQQSTNQSRNPATTNQTEFERVF encoded by the exons ATGGCCAAGCAGTACGACTCAGTGGAATGCCCGTTTTGCGATGAGGTCACCAAGTACGAGAAACTTGCCAAGATCGGCCAAGGCACATTCGG GGAAGTATTTAAAGCCAAGCACCGTCAGACCGGCCAGAAGGTGGCTCTGAAGAAAGTGTTGATGGAGAATGAGAAGGAGGGG tTCCCCATCACAGCCTTGCGGGAAATCAAGATTCTACAGCTCCTAAAGCACGAGAATGTGGTCAACCTGATTGAGATTTGTCGAACCAAAG CTTCACCCTATAACCGCTGCAAAGGCAGCATCTATCTGGTGTTCGACTTCTGTGAGCATGACCTCGCTGGGCTGCTGAGCAATGTCTTAGTGAAGTTCACGTTGTCTGAGATCAAGAGAGTAATGCAGATGCTGCTGAATGGCCTCTACTACATCCACAGGAACAAG ATCCTGCACAGGGACATGAAGGCTGCCAACGTGCTCATTACCCGAGATGGGGTCCTAAAGCTGGCAGATTTTGGGCTGGCTCGCGCCTTCAGCCTAGCTAAGAATAGCCAGCCCAACCGATACACCAACCGTGTGGTGACATTGTGGTACCGACCTCCGGAGCTCCTGCTCG GAGAGCGGGACTACGGCCCGCCCATTGACCTGTGGGGTGCTGGGTGCATCATGGCAGAGATGTGGACCCGCAGCCCCATCATGCAGGGCAACACAGAGCAGCACCAGCTTGCCCTCATCAGCCAGCTCTGTGGCTCCATCACTCCAGAG GTGTGGCCAAACGTGGACAAGTATGAGCTGTTCGAAAAGCTGGAACTGGTCAAGGGCCAGAAGCGGAAGGTGAAGGACCGTCTGAAGGCCTACGTCCGGGACCCCTATGCTCTGGACCTCATTGACAAGCTGCTGGTGCTGGACCCTGCACAGCGGATTGACAGTGATGATGCCCTCAACCATGACTTCTTCTGGTCGGACCCCATGCCCTCGGACCTCAAGGGCATGCTGTCTACTCACTTGACGTCTATGTTTGAGTACCTGGCCCCACCACGACGGAAGGGTAGCCAGATCACCCAGCAGTCCACCAACCAGAGCCGAAATCCCGCCACTACCAACCAGACGGAATTTGAACGTGTCTTCTGA